A single Nostoc sp. PCC 7107 DNA region contains:
- a CDS encoding DUF3326 domain-containing protein, giving the protein MRPYTAILIVPTGVGAAIGGYAGDAIPVARTLAQVCDRLITHPNVLNGASLYWNIPNAFYVEGFGLDKFASGCWGLQPVRNNKIGLLLDQSIEPDLQLRHLQAADAARATLGLTITDYVITDAPLNVELRTSASGASWGTIGNPDSLLRAAEILINKMGAEAIAVVARFPDDMDEDAVQNYHQGKGVDPLAGAEAVISHLLVRNFQIPCAHSPALASTSPYPDLSPRSAAEELGYTFLPSVLVGLSRAPQFIVEKQLFTSHPADIWADQIDAAIVPANACGSSALLSLSQSRCPIITVKDNQTQIQVPAQPLGIKSIQVNSYLEAVGVLVALKAGINPDALVNSQEAKG; this is encoded by the coding sequence ATGCGTCCATACACCGCTATTTTGATTGTACCTACTGGCGTTGGGGCTGCGATTGGGGGTTATGCTGGCGATGCCATACCTGTTGCTCGAACATTAGCACAAGTTTGCGATCGCCTGATCACTCACCCCAACGTCCTCAATGGCGCAAGTTTATATTGGAACATCCCCAATGCTTTCTATGTGGAAGGCTTTGGGCTTGACAAATTCGCCTCTGGATGTTGGGGATTACAACCAGTCCGCAATAATAAAATAGGTTTGCTTTTAGACCAAAGTATTGAACCAGACTTGCAGTTAAGGCACTTACAAGCTGCTGACGCAGCCAGAGCAACTCTGGGATTAACTATTACAGATTATGTAATTACTGATGCTCCTTTAAATGTAGAACTACGCACATCAGCATCAGGGGCAAGTTGGGGAACCATTGGCAACCCTGATAGTTTACTTCGGGCGGCGGAAATATTAATCAATAAAATGGGAGCAGAAGCGATCGCAGTTGTCGCCCGTTTCCCCGATGATATGGATGAAGATGCTGTGCAGAACTATCACCAGGGTAAAGGCGTAGATCCTCTGGCAGGTGCAGAAGCAGTAATTAGCCATTTACTAGTGAGAAACTTTCAAATTCCTTGCGCCCATTCACCAGCCCTCGCCAGCACCTCGCCTTATCCCGATTTATCTCCGCGTTCTGCCGCCGAGGAATTAGGCTATACTTTTTTACCAAGCGTACTTGTAGGCTTAAGTCGCGCCCCCCAATTTATCGTCGAGAAACAATTATTTACATCTCATCCAGCAGATATTTGGGCTGATCAAATAGATGCAGCGATTGTCCCGGCAAACGCTTGTGGTAGCAGCGCTTTACTAAGTTTAAGTCAAAGCAGATGCCCAATAATTACCGTCAAAGATAATCAAACTCAAATACAAGTTCCTGCCCAACCCTTGGGAATCAAATCCATACAGGTAAACTCGTATTTAGAAGCAGTAGGTGTATTGGTAGCCCTCAAAGCAGGCATCAATCCAGATGCTTTGGTTAATAGTCAAGAGGCTAAAGGATAA
- a CDS encoding 2Fe-2S iron-sulfur cluster-binding protein — protein sequence MSNTYTVELHHQGKTLTLQVPEDETILSVAETTGFELPASCHAGVCTTCAAQIIEGTVDQTEGMGVSPELQKQGYALLCVSYPRSNLKIETEKEDIVYQLQFGK from the coding sequence ATGTCCAATACTTACACCGTAGAACTCCATCACCAAGGTAAAACTCTCACTCTGCAAGTTCCTGAAGATGAAACTATTTTATCCGTAGCTGAAACTACTGGTTTCGAGTTACCTGCTTCTTGTCATGCAGGGGTGTGTACAACTTGCGCCGCCCAAATCATCGAAGGAACTGTAGACCAAACCGAGGGTATGGGTGTTAGTCCAGAATTGCAAAAACAAGGTTACGCATTACTTTGCGTCTCCTATCCTCGTTCTAATTTGAAAATTGAAACTGAAAAAGAAGACATCGTTTATCAGTTGCAATTTGGTAAATAG
- a CDS encoding Uma2 family endonuclease, whose product MSVAQELEPAADIIFPPGDIESHEPPLESDLHLRQIILLLQCLELWWQNRNDFYAAGNLTIYYSQRQLKSEEFRGPDFFVVRECERKLRKSWVIWQEDGKYPNIIVELLSSSTKATDKGLKKQIYQDIFRTPEYFWFDPNNLEFAGFHLVDGNYQPIKANPQGWLWSQQLDLYLGVQNNQLRYFTAQGELVPTPEELAAQEKQRADDEKQRADDEKQRADDEKHRAERLAAKLRELNIDPDFL is encoded by the coding sequence ATGTCAGTCGCCCAAGAATTAGAACCAGCAGCAGATATAATATTTCCACCAGGAGATATCGAAAGTCACGAACCACCATTGGAAAGCGATTTACATCTACGCCAGATTATTCTGTTATTACAATGTTTAGAATTGTGGTGGCAAAACCGCAATGACTTTTATGCTGCTGGGAATTTGACAATTTACTACAGCCAACGTCAACTTAAATCAGAAGAATTTCGCGGCCCTGATTTTTTTGTGGTGCGGGAATGCGAAAGAAAACTTCGCAAAAGTTGGGTAATCTGGCAAGAAGACGGTAAGTATCCCAATATCATTGTCGAGTTACTGTCATCTTCCACAAAAGCTACAGACAAAGGTTTAAAAAAACAAATCTACCAAGATATATTTCGCACACCAGAATATTTTTGGTTTGACCCCAATAATTTAGAATTTGCTGGGTTTCATTTAGTTGATGGAAATTACCAACCCATAAAAGCCAATCCCCAAGGTTGGTTATGGAGTCAGCAGTTAGATTTATATTTGGGTGTGCAGAACAATCAATTACGCTATTTTACGGCACAAGGGGAATTAGTGCCGACACCAGAAGAATTAGCAGCACAAGAAAAGCAACGTGCGGATGATGAAAAGCAACGTGCTGATGATGAAAAGCAACGTGCTGATGATGAAAAACACCGTGCGGAACGCCTAGCCGCTAAGTTGCGCGAATTAAATATTGACCCCGATTTTCTCTAA
- a CDS encoding hemerythrin domain-containing protein: MVSTLDDTKRNAIATKLASIKLVQQLLIENEELFLKEATDSEISDRMRDFLEDDRKNLGIIETVIVQYGIQQEPKKTVQEMVNKVRQLMQSSELSFYEKVSQHELLKHQQVMSGLLVHKAAQKVGADVMAAIGPINPVNFENRAHQEQLKGILEILGVRELTGQDADQGIWARVQDAIAAFSGAVGSAVTQSTDKQDMNIQDVIRLDHNKVNILFTELLQSNNPQKIQEYFGQIYKDLTAHAEAEEEVVYPRVRSFYGEGDTQELYDEQAQMKQLLEQIKAISPSAAEFKDRVKNLMDIVSDHVRQEESTMFAAIRNNLNTQQTEQLATEFKAAKAKIQQKLGGKAAGANV; the protein is encoded by the coding sequence ATGGTATCTACTTTAGATGATACAAAACGCAATGCTATTGCTACTAAATTGGCTAGTATTAAATTAGTTCAACAGTTACTAATTGAGAATGAAGAACTATTTTTGAAAGAAGCTACAGATAGTGAAATTTCAGATCGGATGCGAGACTTCCTCGAAGATGATCGTAAAAATCTGGGCATCATCGAAACAGTAATTGTGCAGTATGGTATTCAGCAAGAGCCGAAAAAAACTGTACAGGAAATGGTAAACAAAGTTCGCCAATTGATGCAAAGCTCAGAACTAAGTTTCTACGAAAAAGTATCTCAGCACGAATTGTTAAAGCATCAACAAGTTATGAGTGGTTTGTTGGTACATAAAGCAGCCCAAAAAGTTGGTGCTGATGTGATGGCTGCGATTGGGCCCATCAATCCTGTTAACTTTGAAAACCGCGCCCACCAAGAGCAACTCAAAGGGATTCTCGAAATTCTCGGTGTGCGTGAGTTAACTGGACAAGATGCAGACCAAGGAATTTGGGCTAGAGTGCAAGATGCGATCGCAGCTTTTAGCGGTGCGGTAGGTAGTGCAGTTACCCAAAGTACTGATAAACAAGACATGAACATCCAAGACGTTATTCGCTTGGATCACAACAAGGTAAATATCTTGTTTACTGAACTACTACAAAGCAATAATCCTCAAAAGATTCAAGAGTACTTTGGTCAAATCTACAAAGATCTAACAGCCCATGCTGAAGCTGAAGAAGAAGTAGTTTATCCCAGAGTTCGTTCCTTCTATGGCGAAGGCGATACCCAAGAACTTTATGATGAACAAGCCCAAATGAAGCAGCTTTTAGAGCAAATTAAGGCTATCAGTCCTTCTGCAGCTGAATTTAAAGATAGAGTTAAAAATCTGATGGATATCGTTAGCGACCATGTTCGTCAAGAAGAAAGCACAATGTTTGCTGCAATCCGCAACAACTTGAACACTCAACAAACTGAGCAACTAGCTACAGAATTTAAAGCAGCTAAAGCTAAAATTCAACAAAAATTAGGCGGGAAAGCGGCTGGTGCAAATGTCTAG
- a CDS encoding DUF2993 domain-containing protein: MSESPSIGEQALNKATEIGLSSQLDEVENLDVNIKTDPLKMVQRQVNAVEISGEGLVMQKDLRMEELKMQMGNVSINPLSAAFGKTSDILNLSNFDLEGMSLRVKQLQVEAGKLTLQAEAYVEQIPSA, encoded by the coding sequence ATGTCAGAAAGCCCTAGTATAGGAGAGCAAGCACTTAATAAAGCCACAGAGATAGGATTATCTAGTCAATTAGATGAAGTAGAAAATCTAGATGTCAACATCAAAACTGATCCGCTGAAAATGGTTCAGCGACAGGTGAATGCAGTAGAAATATCAGGCGAAGGTTTGGTGATGCAAAAAGACCTCCGAATGGAGGAGTTAAAAATGCAAATGGGTAATGTTTCCATTAATCCTTTGAGTGCGGCTTTTGGCAAAACCAGCGATATTCTAAATTTAAGTAACTTCGATTTAGAAGGTATGAGCCTGCGAGTTAAGCAACTACAAGTGGAAGCAGGTAAATTAACTCTGCAAGCTGAAGCTTATGTAGAACAAATTCCCTCCGCTTAA
- a CDS encoding DUF2231 domain-containing protein, with amino-acid sequence MDTSETTSASTPFPNIPPMIESDDREYRDTGVPSTVAIAGHPLHPLSVIFPIAFLAAALGSDFGYWLTRDFFWARASLWLIGLGLVGGLIAAAIGMSDFLKIERVRKRKAGWAHMILNVSILVLTLLNFILRWGDAEAHILPWGLLISLVVGTLTSVSGWFGAELSYRHKIGVVGAGSKIYP; translated from the coding sequence ATGGATACTTCAGAAACAACATCGGCTTCTACTCCTTTTCCCAATATCCCACCGATGATTGAAAGTGATGATAGAGAATATCGTGATACTGGCGTACCTAGTACAGTAGCGATCGCGGGACATCCCTTACATCCTTTAAGTGTAATTTTCCCCATAGCTTTTTTAGCAGCAGCGTTAGGAAGCGATTTTGGCTATTGGTTAACTCGTGATTTCTTCTGGGCGCGGGCTTCTTTATGGTTAATTGGCCTTGGGCTGGTTGGCGGTTTAATTGCAGCTGCGATCGGAATGAGTGACTTTTTGAAAATTGAGCGAGTCCGTAAGCGCAAGGCTGGCTGGGCGCACATGATCCTGAATGTTTCTATCCTGGTTTTAACGCTGTTGAACTTTATTTTGCGTTGGGGAGATGCAGAAGCACACATTTTACCTTGGGGATTATTAATATCTTTGGTAGTTGGGACACTAACTAGCGTGTCTGGATGGTTTGGTGCAGAACTTTCTTATCGTCACAAAATAGGTGTAGTAGGGGCTGGTAGTAAAATATATCCATAA